In the Pedosphaera parvula Ellin514 genome, one interval contains:
- a CDS encoding lysozyme inhibitor LprI family protein: MRTIIAFLCLFLTVAALAGEPSDSNLQQLKNNLDQAKTQTETNLTSKAIADFWDAKLLRTERKIESRLNRQEHKKFLQTKKLWQKYRSSEVSFRAGFSEGGSIQPLIANSTYSHITEHRVIELEALYTDALAGRASPR, translated from the coding sequence ATGCGCACAATTATAGCTTTTTTGTGTCTCTTTCTCACAGTTGCGGCTCTGGCTGGCGAGCCATCCGACTCCAATTTGCAGCAGCTAAAAAACAACTTGGACCAGGCCAAAACCCAAACTGAAACGAATCTGACCTCGAAAGCGATTGCTGATTTCTGGGATGCCAAACTCCTCCGGACCGAGAGAAAGATTGAGAGTCGACTCAACCGTCAGGAGCATAAAAAATTTCTGCAAACGAAAAAGCTCTGGCAAAAATACCGATCCAGTGAAGTCTCCTTTCGTGCAGGCTTTTCTGAAGGTGGAAGCATTCAGCCTCTGATCGCAAATTCTACCTACTCACACATTACAGAGCACCGCGTCATCGAGTTGGAAGCACTTTATACCGATGCATTGGCTGGACGAGCAAGC
- a CDS encoding ankyrin repeat domain-containing protein codes for MEPEVQAVLERVKETADFGYVDFSDINTTNELGDNALHCVIVWGDYEAAKILLAHGINVNQKGEEGYTPLHLACSFGHKEIVQLLLEHGADTFARTAGDLPFTTARLTGNDEICELLRTFAGKGSDTHMQRHTRHLQALSGSIQQLEKQIDENCEKDA; via the coding sequence ATGGAACCCGAAGTACAAGCAGTTTTGGAGCGAGTCAAAGAGACGGCGGATTTTGGTTATGTTGACTTCTCTGATATTAACACCACAAACGAGCTCGGGGATAATGCGCTACACTGCGTTATCGTTTGGGGTGACTATGAAGCTGCGAAAATTCTTTTGGCTCACGGCATCAATGTGAATCAGAAAGGCGAGGAAGGATATACACCACTCCATCTGGCTTGTTCATTTGGCCATAAGGAGATTGTGCAACTTTTGCTTGAGCACGGCGCTGACACTTTTGCGCGCACAGCGGGCGATTTACCGTTCACCACAGCTCGGCTAACTGGGAACGACGAAATTTGTGAGTTGCTCCGGACTTTCGCCGGGAAAGGCAGCGACACGCATATGCAGAGGCACACCCGGCACCTCCAGGCGCTGAGCGGTTCGATACAACAGTTGGAGAAACAAATTGATGAGAACTGCGAAAAGGATGCCTAA